In Embleya scabrispora, the DNA window CGTGGAGTGGGCCACCCGGGTGACCTGGAGCGGCGAGTTCGTGCACGCCGCGCCGTGGTCGGTGGACTCGCAGGGCAGCGCCAACGTGAGCCACGGCTGCGTGGGGATGAGCACCGACAACGCCAAGTGGTTCTACGACCAGGTCAAGCTCGGCGACGTGGTCACCGTGGTGAACACGGGTGATCCCAAGGCGATGGAGCCGATCGGCAACGGCTATGGCGAGTGGAACCTGGCCTGGCCGGACTGGCTGGCCAGGAGCGTCGCGGGAGCGGGGACGACCCGGCCGCTGTGAGGTCGATGTCGCCCCGCCGCGATCACCGGGGCCGCGTCGGCCCGCGGTCGGCCGCGAAGGGCCCTGAGCGGCCGGCTGCGGGCCGAACGACGAAGGGCCCCACCGGATGTCCCCGGTGGGGCCCTTCGTCGTTCCTGCGCGTCCTACGGGTCGTGCCGATGTGGCGTCAGCAGCCCGGCCCCGGTCGCGTCAGTGGTGACCGTGTCCGCTGGTCAGCTCCTTGTACTCCTCCGCCGTCGGCTTCTCGATCGGCTCGGCGAAGTACCAGTGCGACATCCGCGACCGCAGCTTGTCCGAACGCTTGACCTTGCGGGCCACGCCGTTCTCGTCCTCGGCCGCGTCCAACTCGTACGGCTTCGGCTGCTCGTGCGCGGTGAGCGTGTGCCGCATCCCCGGCTCCAGCGGTTCGTGGATCTCGATGAACTCGCCGTGCGGGAGCTTCTTGATCACACCGGTCTCGCGACCGTGCAGGACCTTGTCCCGGTCCCGGCGCTGCAGACCCTTGCAGATCCGCACCGTGGCCAGGTAGGCCAGCACCGGGGCGACGAAGAACGCGACGCGGCCGATCCAGGTGATCGCGTTGATCGACATGTGGAAGTGCGTCGCGATGATGTCGTTGCCACCGCAGACCCACAACACGCCGTAGCAGGTGATCCAGGCGACACCCAGGCCGGTGCGCACCGGCATGTTGCGCGGGCGGTCCAGGAGGTGGTGCTCACGCTTGTCGCCGGTGATCCAGCCTTCGATCCACGGGTACATCGCCATGAACGTGAACAGCACACCGGGCAGGATCAGGGACGGGATCAGCACGTTGAAGCTGAACGTGTGGCCCCAGATGTTCCACTCCCAGTTCGGCATCAGGCGCAGGGATCCCTCGAGGAATCCGATGTACCAGTCGGGTTGGGAGCCCGCCGTGATCTGTCCGGGGTTGTATGGACCGTAGGACCAGATCGGGTTGATCTGCACCAGGCCGCCGAGCGCGGCGGTGATACCGAACACGATGAAGAAGAAGCCACCGGCCTTGGCCGCGTAGACCGGCAGCAGCGGCAGGCCCACGACGTTCTTCTCGGTCTTGCCCGGACCGGGGAACTGGGTGTGCTTCTGGTAGAAGACCAGGATCAGGTGGACGGTCACCAGACCGACCATGATCGCCGGGATCAGCAGCACGTGGATGGTGAACAGGCGCGGGACGATGTCCTCGCCCGGGAACTCCCCACCGAACAGGAAGAACTGCACGTAGGTGCCGACCAGCGGGATCGCCAGGACGACGCCCTCGGCGATGCGCAGACCGGTACCGGAGAGCAGGTCGTCGGGCAGCGAGTAGCCGGTGAAGCCGTTGACCATGGCCAGCACGAGCAGCAGGAAGCCGAACAGCCAGTTTATTTCGCGCGGCTTGCGGAACGCCCCGGTGAAGAAGATCCGGAACATGTGCACGAACAGCGACGACACGAAGATCAGCGCCGCCCAGTGGTGGATCTGACGCATCGCCAGACCACCGCGGATGTCGAAGCTGATGTCCAGCGTCGAGGCGTACGCCTGCGACATGTGGATGCCCTGCAGCGGTACGTAGGAGCCGTCGTAGACGACCTCCTGCATGCTCGGCTTGAAGAACAGCGTGAGGAACACGCCGGTCAGCAGCAGCACGATGAAGCTGTACAGCGCCACTTCACCGAGCATGAAGGACCAGTGGTCCGGAAAGACCTTGCGCAGGTTCTTCTTCGCCGCGCCGTAGATGCCCAGCCGGCTGTCCAGCGCGTCGGCCGCGCGAACGGCCGCGTTGTCCGGGATCGGGGTGCTCTTGTCGGCCCCGCCCTTGGGTTGTTCGCTCGACATCAGCCACGCTCCCAGAAGCTCGCGCCGACCGGTTCCGCGAAGTCCTGCGACGCGGCGAGGTTACCCGCCTCGTTCACATGGATCTTCAACTGCGGCAGCGAGCGAGCGGCCGGGCCGAATACGACCTTGCCGTCGTCCGCCAGGTCGAAGGTGGACTGGTGGCACGGGCACAGCAGGTGGTGCGTCTGCTGCTCGTACAGGCCGATCGGGCAACCCACGTGGGTGCAGATCTTCGAGTACGCCACGATGCCCTCGTGGCCCCACGCCAGTTCCTTCTTGGACTTGACGTCCTTCGGCTCCAGCCGGACCAGCAGGATCGCGGACATGCCCGCCTTCTCCAGCCAGCCGTGCGAGAGCTCCTCCTTCTGACCGGCCGGGCCGTACTTCTCGACCAGACCCTCGGGCAGCGCCATGGTGAGCGAGCCCTTGACGATGTCGTCCGGCTTGATCGGCAGGCCGGTCGCCTCGTTGATCAGCTCCTTGCCCGGCTTCCACTCGGTGTGCCGGAGCTTGGTGCCGGGCATCGGGCCGAGGTCGCGCAGCAGCACGACGCCGGACAGCGGCACCAGGGCCATCGCGCCGATCATCGTGCGCCGGATCAGCGGCCGACGGCCGATCACCGAGTCGGAGGCGCCCTGGGTGAACTCGCGGATCGCGTACTCGCGGGTCTCCGGGTCCGAGGTGAACTCGTGGCGCTCCTGGACGATCTCCTCGTCCGTCATCAGCGTGCGCGCCCAGTGGATCGCGCCGGCGCCGATGCAGAACAGCGCGATGCCGAGGGTGCCGCCGAGGGCGGCGTTCTGGGCACCGATCTTCCCGAAGAAGAAGATGTCGATGATGCGGTCTTTGTCGATGCCGACGTACGACCAGATGAAGCCGATCGTGGCCAGCATCGAGATCACGAAGAGGAACGCGACCTGACGCTCGGCGCGATTGGCCGCCTTCTCGTCGATGTCGGTACGGCGCGGCTCGTGGGCCGGCAGGCCGGGGTCGGCGAACGGGTCGCTTTCCGCCGGAACATGTGCCGAGGCGGGAACCTCGGGCAGGTGCTCTTCGGGCACTTCGGATTTGTCCTGGCTACTCATTTGGTCCTGGCCTTGGGGGTCCGGGCGGCAATCCAGATCGCACAGCCGATCAGCAGGCCGAGCGCGATGATCCAGCCGAAGAGGCCCTCGGAGACCGGGCCGAGGCGGCCGAGACCGAGACCGCCGGGGTTCGGCTCCTTGTGCGTCGTCTCACGCACGTAGGTGACGATGTCCTTCTTCTGCTGCTCGGGCATCGTGCTGTCCGGGAACGAAGGCATGTTCTGCGGGCCGGTGAGCATGGCCTCGTAGATGTGCTTCGGGTCCACGTTCTTCAGCGGCGGTGCGAACTTGCCCTGGGTCAGGGCGCCGCCCTCACCGGAGAAGTTGTGGCACTGCGAGCAGTTCGTGCGGAACAGCTCGGCGCCGTTGACGATGTCGCCGTCGGGGGCGTACATGTTCGCCGTCGGGATCTTGGGGCCGACGCCGAGGGAGGCCACGTACGCGGAGAGCTGCTCGATCTGCGCCGGGGTGTAGACCTCGGGCTTGCGCGGCGCCTGGGCGCCGGGCTGCTGGAGGGGCATCCGGCCGGTCGACACCTGGAAGTCGACGGCGGCCGCGCCGACGCCGACCAGAGGGGGACCGTCCGAGGAGCCCTGGGCGTCGAGCCCGTGGCAGGTCGAACATCCGCTCAGGTAGAGCTTCTTGCCCGCTTCGACCGCGATGGAGGCAGAGTCGTCGGCCTCCGCCTTCTTGGCGGGCGCGAACGCGGCGTACAGCCCCCCCGTGGCCGCGAGCGCAAAAATGAGTACGACGATCGCCGCCAAGGGGTGGCGTCGCCGCGCGGAGAGCTTTTT includes these proteins:
- a CDS encoding cytochrome b; this encodes MSSEQPKGGADKSTPIPDNAAVRAADALDSRLGIYGAAKKNLRKVFPDHWSFMLGEVALYSFIVLLLTGVFLTLFFKPSMQEVVYDGSYVPLQGIHMSQAYASTLDISFDIRGGLAMRQIHHWAALIFVSSLFVHMFRIFFTGAFRKPREINWLFGFLLLVLAMVNGFTGYSLPDDLLSGTGLRIAEGVVLAIPLVGTYVQFFLFGGEFPGEDIVPRLFTIHVLLIPAIMVGLVTVHLILVFYQKHTQFPGPGKTEKNVVGLPLLPVYAAKAGGFFFIVFGITAALGGLVQINPIWSYGPYNPGQITAGSQPDWYIGFLEGSLRLMPNWEWNIWGHTFSFNVLIPSLILPGVLFTFMAMYPWIEGWITGDKREHHLLDRPRNMPVRTGLGVAWITCYGVLWVCGGNDIIATHFHMSINAITWIGRVAFFVAPVLAYLATVRICKGLQRRDRDKVLHGRETGVIKKLPHGEFIEIHEPLEPGMRHTLTAHEQPKPYELDAAEDENGVARKVKRSDKLRSRMSHWYFAEPIEKPTAEEYKELTSGHGHH
- a CDS encoding c-type cytochrome, giving the protein MKKLSARRRHPLAAIVVLIFALAATGGLYAAFAPAKKAEADDSASIAVEAGKKLYLSGCSTCHGLDAQGSSDGPPLVGVGAAAVDFQVSTGRMPLQQPGAQAPRKPEVYTPAQIEQLSAYVASLGVGPKIPTANMYAPDGDIVNGAELFRTNCSQCHNFSGEGGALTQGKFAPPLKNVDPKHIYEAMLTGPQNMPSFPDSTMPEQQKKDIVTYVRETTHKEPNPGGLGLGRLGPVSEGLFGWIIALGLLIGCAIWIAARTPKARTK
- a CDS encoding ubiquinol-cytochrome c reductase iron-sulfur subunit, with the protein product MSSQDKSEVPEEHLPEVPASAHVPAESDPFADPGLPAHEPRRTDIDEKAANRAERQVAFLFVISMLATIGFIWSYVGIDKDRIIDIFFFGKIGAQNAALGGTLGIALFCIGAGAIHWARTLMTDEEIVQERHEFTSDPETREYAIREFTQGASDSVIGRRPLIRRTMIGAMALVPLSGVVLLRDLGPMPGTKLRHTEWKPGKELINEATGLPIKPDDIVKGSLTMALPEGLVEKYGPAGQKEELSHGWLEKAGMSAILLVRLEPKDVKSKKELAWGHEGIVAYSKICTHVGCPIGLYEQQTHHLLCPCHQSTFDLADDGKVVFGPAARSLPQLKIHVNEAGNLAASQDFAEPVGASFWERG